One genomic segment of Terrihabitans soli includes these proteins:
- a CDS encoding response regulator, with the protein MKTCLVVDDSSVIRKVARRILEKFDFKISEAEDGSQAVELCRQAMPDAILLDWNMPVMDGYEFLKELRAMPGGDAPKVVFCTTENDVAHIARALRAGANEYIMKPFDKDIVEAKFQEVGLI; encoded by the coding sequence ATGAAAACGTGTTTGGTGGTCGATGATTCCAGCGTGATCCGAAAGGTCGCGCGCCGGATTCTCGAAAAATTCGACTTCAAGATTTCGGAAGCCGAAGACGGCAGCCAGGCAGTTGAACTGTGCCGGCAGGCTATGCCGGATGCCATTCTCCTCGACTGGAACATGCCTGTCATGGACGGCTACGAGTTCCTCAAGGAACTTCGCGCAATGCCGGGGGGCGATGCGCCGAAAGTTGTCTTCTGCACGACGGAGAACGATGTCGCTCACATTGCCCGGGCGCTTCGCGCCGGCGCCAATGAGTACATCATGAAGCCGTTCGACAAGGACATCGTCGAGGCGAAGTTCCAGGAAGTCGGACTGATCTAA
- the cysQ gene encoding 3'(2'),5'-bisphosphate nucleotidase CysQ: MDRPSRAHTELVPLLARLAAEAGRLILSFSEGGLEVRSKKDESPVTNADVRAEEMLLEGLARILPGVPVLAEEQASDGKVPDTSGTFLVIDPLDGTKEYLSGRAEYTVNIGLIEGGRPCLGILAVPALGRSYRGLVGAGAARALHAPGLVPAEDAFAPIETRPLASPPLALTSRGHNDAQTEKFLDLLGAKERQRLGSAYKFALVAEGSADVYARFAGTMEWDTAAGEALLTAAGGGVRDPDGRLLRYAKTDTRFLNGPFIAWGRVPQT, from the coding sequence ATGGACCGCCCGTCCCGCGCCCATACCGAACTCGTCCCGCTTCTCGCCCGGCTTGCCGCGGAGGCCGGACGGCTGATTTTGAGCTTTTCGGAGGGCGGCCTCGAAGTCCGCAGCAAGAAAGACGAATCGCCCGTCACCAATGCCGATGTCAGGGCCGAGGAAATGCTGCTCGAAGGCCTCGCGCGCATCCTGCCGGGCGTTCCTGTGCTCGCCGAAGAACAGGCCTCGGACGGCAAGGTCCCCGATACCAGCGGCACTTTCCTCGTCATCGATCCGCTCGACGGCACCAAGGAATATCTGTCGGGCCGCGCCGAATATACGGTCAATATCGGCCTGATCGAGGGCGGACGGCCTTGCCTCGGCATTCTCGCCGTCCCGGCTTTGGGCCGCTCCTATCGCGGGCTTGTGGGCGCCGGCGCCGCGCGGGCGCTGCATGCGCCGGGTCTTGTGCCGGCGGAAGACGCCTTCGCACCCATTGAGACCCGCCCCCTCGCTTCACCGCCGCTCGCACTCACGAGCCGCGGCCACAACGATGCGCAGACGGAGAAATTTCTCGATCTTCTGGGGGCGAAAGAACGCCAGCGGCTCGGCTCGGCCTATAAATTCGCGCTCGTCGCGGAAGGGAGTGCCGATGTCTACGCCCGTTTTGCGGGAACCATGGAATGGGACACCGCTGCGGGCGAAGCGCTTCTGACGGCGGCGGGCGGCGGGGTGCGCGATCCCGACGGCAGGCTTCTGCGCTACGCCAAGACCGACACCCGCTTCCTCAACGGGCCGTTCATCGCCTGGGGACGTGTGCCCCAAACATAG
- a CDS encoding chemotaxis protein CheW produces the protein MNKPAATTNSDEVVEYVTVIIDEQLFGLPISRVQDVFSPDRLTRVPLGPAEVSGVLNLRGRIVTAIDMRVRLGLPKRDGSRPPMAVGIDHQGEAYGLLIDQVGEVMKLPASGREANPANLDPRWAKISDGVHRLDGQLLVVLDVEEVLRNGPENLAA, from the coding sequence ATGAACAAGCCGGCAGCCACCACCAATTCCGACGAAGTCGTCGAATACGTTACCGTCATCATCGACGAGCAGCTGTTCGGGCTTCCGATCAGCCGCGTCCAGGACGTCTTCTCGCCCGACCGGCTGACGCGCGTGCCGCTCGGCCCGGCGGAAGTTTCCGGTGTTCTCAATCTGCGCGGCCGTATCGTGACAGCGATCGACATGCGCGTGCGCCTCGGCCTGCCGAAGCGCGACGGTTCCAGGCCGCCGATGGCGGTCGGTATTGACCATCAGGGCGAAGCCTACGGTCTTCTGATCGATCAGGTCGGCGAAGTCATGAAGCTGCCGGCGTCCGGACGCGAAGCCAACCCGGCAAATCTCGATCCGCGCTGGGCGAAGATTTCAGACGGTGTTCATCGTTTGGATGGACAATTGCTCGTCGTTCTCGATGTCGAAGAAGTTCTGCGCAACGGACCCGAAAACCTGGCCGCGTAG
- a CDS encoding chemotaxis protein CheW, whose translation MDDLLREFLTETNESLDVVDIELVKFEQDPNNAKILDNIFRLVHTIKGTCGFLGLPRLEAIAHASETLMGKFRDGAAVNTEAVSLVLTSIDRIKSLLAELERTEAEPEGEDRDIISQLEAMSQGVGTASAVHAPAHAAPPPAPPAPKAEDKPIIVQTLERDLRPGEVSLDDLEKAFRETAPEETPVKAAAPAPAAPSEKEVRIGEVSEEELERAFREADGPELGPVKYEREAAPAPAAAAPAAPAPAAPAAEKPAAKKPEPKKPAAAAAADDEGGGKLENSIASQSIRVGVDTLEHLMTMVSELVLTRNQLLEIVRHHEESEFKTPLQRLSNVTAELQDGVMKTRMQPIGNAWQKLPRVVRDLAQELGKKIELDMHGAETELDRQILDIIKDPLTHMVRNSADHGLEPTEDRKMLGKPEKGTIRLSAFHEGGHIIIQIADDGRGLNVDRIKKKALENGLATESELERMNESQIQKFIFHPGFSTAAAVTSVSGRGVGMDVVKTNIDLIGGTIDLKSVVGEGTTFTIKIPLTLAIVPALIVEVAGDRFAIPQIAVIELVRANAQSEHQIEHIKDTPVLRLRNKLLPLIHLRKLLGLADADNVETGNGFIVVTQVGPQTFGIVVDGVFHTEEIVVKPMSSRLRHITMFSGTTILGDGSVIMIIDPNGIAHAVGSDVTAAAFKSAESEEHKGPTTNQLVSMLVFRSGGQELKAVPLSLVTRLEEIDVKKIEVSNGRNLVQYRGSLMPLIEVTEETKIREDGAQPLLVFSEDGRSMGLIVDEIVDIVEDQLNIEVASTQQGILGSAVVKGQATEIIDIAHYLPLAFDDWLIRKEQNKTGPARPRHLLFVDDSAFFRNMLLPVLRATGYEVTAVGSGPEALNLMKAGQTFDVVVSDIEMPEMSGFDLAEAVRADSRHANVPIIALSSLTTADALERGRKAGFDDYVAKFDRPGLIAALKENTAQMEHAA comes from the coding sequence ATGGATGATCTTCTTCGGGAGTTTCTCACCGAAACGAACGAGTCACTTGATGTAGTCGACATCGAACTCGTGAAATTCGAGCAGGATCCCAATAACGCGAAGATCCTCGATAACATTTTCCGTCTGGTCCATACGATCAAAGGCACGTGCGGTTTCCTTGGCCTGCCGCGGCTTGAAGCCATCGCGCACGCCTCCGAGACCCTGATGGGCAAGTTCCGCGACGGTGCTGCGGTCAATACCGAAGCCGTCTCGCTGGTTCTGACCTCGATCGACCGAATCAAATCGCTTCTCGCCGAGCTCGAGCGCACCGAAGCCGAGCCGGAAGGCGAGGATCGCGATATCATTTCCCAGCTCGAAGCCATGTCGCAGGGGGTCGGAACGGCGAGTGCCGTTCATGCACCGGCTCATGCCGCCCCGCCGCCGGCTCCGCCCGCGCCAAAGGCCGAAGACAAGCCGATCATTGTTCAGACGCTCGAGCGCGATCTGCGTCCGGGCGAAGTTTCGCTCGACGATCTCGAAAAGGCGTTCCGCGAAACCGCACCCGAAGAGACGCCGGTGAAGGCCGCAGCTCCCGCTCCGGCCGCTCCCTCCGAAAAGGAAGTGCGCATCGGCGAAGTATCCGAGGAAGAGCTGGAGCGCGCGTTCCGCGAGGCCGACGGCCCGGAACTCGGCCCGGTGAAATATGAGCGCGAAGCGGCCCCGGCGCCTGCAGCCGCGGCTCCGGCCGCACCGGCTCCGGCCGCGCCTGCTGCCGAGAAGCCCGCGGCCAAAAAGCCCGAACCGAAAAAGCCGGCGGCTGCTGCTGCCGCCGACGATGAGGGTGGCGGCAAGCTCGAAAACTCGATCGCCTCGCAGTCGATCCGCGTCGGCGTCGATACGCTCGAACATCTGATGACCATGGTTTCGGAACTGGTGCTGACCCGCAACCAGCTCCTCGAAATCGTCCGCCATCACGAGGAGTCGGAATTCAAGACGCCGCTGCAGCGCCTGTCGAACGTCACCGCCGAACTTCAGGACGGCGTGATGAAGACCCGCATGCAGCCGATCGGCAATGCCTGGCAGAAGCTGCCGCGCGTCGTCCGCGATCTCGCTCAGGAATTGGGCAAGAAGATCGAACTCGACATGCACGGCGCCGAGACCGAGCTCGACCGCCAGATCCTCGACATCATCAAGGATCCGCTGACGCACATGGTCCGCAACTCGGCGGACCACGGCCTTGAGCCGACCGAAGACCGCAAAATGCTGGGCAAGCCTGAAAAGGGCACGATCCGGCTGTCGGCCTTCCATGAAGGCGGCCACATCATCATCCAGATCGCCGATGACGGCCGCGGCCTCAACGTCGACCGCATCAAGAAGAAGGCCCTGGAAAACGGCCTTGCGACCGAGTCCGAACTCGAGCGCATGAATGAAAGCCAGATCCAGAAGTTCATCTTCCATCCGGGCTTCTCGACCGCCGCGGCGGTGACGAGCGTGTCCGGACGCGGCGTCGGCATGGACGTCGTCAAGACGAACATCGATCTCATCGGCGGCACGATCGACCTGAAATCGGTGGTGGGCGAGGGGACGACCTTCACCATCAAGATCCCGCTGACGCTCGCCATCGTTCCGGCGCTGATCGTCGAAGTCGCCGGCGACCGCTTCGCCATCCCGCAGATCGCGGTGATCGAGCTTGTCCGCGCCAACGCCCAGTCCGAGCATCAGATCGAGCACATCAAGGACACGCCGGTTCTTCGCCTGCGCAACAAGCTCCTGCCGCTCATCCATCTGCGCAAGCTGCTCGGCCTTGCCGATGCCGATAACGTGGAAACCGGCAACGGCTTCATCGTCGTGACGCAGGTCGGCCCGCAGACCTTCGGCATTGTCGTCGACGGCGTCTTCCACACGGAAGAAATCGTCGTCAAGCCGATGTCTTCGCGTCTGCGTCACATCACCATGTTCTCCGGCACGACCATTCTCGGCGACGGCTCGGTGATCATGATCATCGATCCGAACGGCATCGCTCATGCGGTCGGCTCGGACGTCACCGCCGCCGCGTTCAAGTCGGCCGAGTCCGAAGAGCACAAGGGCCCGACGACCAACCAGCTGGTTTCGATGCTGGTCTTCCGCTCCGGCGGCCAGGAGCTCAAAGCGGTTCCGCTGTCGCTCGTCACGCGTCTCGAAGAGATCGACGTCAAGAAGATCGAGGTCTCGAACGGCCGCAACCTCGTCCAGTATCGCGGCAGCCTGATGCCGTTGATCGAAGTGACGGAAGAAACGAAAATCCGCGAAGACGGCGCCCAGCCGCTTCTCGTCTTCTCGGAAGACGGACGCTCGATGGGCCTCATCGTGGACGAGATCGTCGACATCGTCGAGGATCAGCTGAATATCGAAGTCGCCTCCACTCAGCAGGGCATTCTCGGTTCGGCCGTGGTCAAGGGTCAGGCGACCGAGATCATCGACATCGCCCATTATTTGCCGCTCGCCTTCGACGATTGGCTGATCCGCAAGGAGCAGAACAAGACCGGTCCGGCACGGCCGCGCCATCTTCTGTTCGTCGACGACAGCGCCTTCTTCCGCAACATGCTCCTGCCGGTTCTGCGTGCGACGGGTTACGAAGTGACGGCGGTCGGCAGCGGTCCCGAAGCGCTCAACCTGATGAAGGCGGGCCAGACCTTCGATGTCGTCGTCAGCGATATCGAAATGCCGGAAATGAGCGGATTTGATCTAGCCGAAGCTGTGCGCGCCGATTCACGTCATGCAAACGTGCCGATCATCGCGCTGTCCTCGCTGACCACCGCAGACGCGCTCGAGCGCGGCCGCAAAGCGGGCTTTGACGACTATGTCGCCAAGTTCGACCGGCCCGGCCTGATCGCGGCGCTGAAAGAAAACACCGCTCAGATGGAGCACGCGGCATGA
- the chpT gene encoding histidine phosphotransferase ChpT — MSTPIELASLDLAALIASRLCHDVISPVGAIVNGLEVLEEEKDPAMREIALDLVRKSAEQASARLQFARLAFGAAGSAGAQIDVGDAEQVAQGIVRDAKAEMSWSAPRVLLPKNKVKLLLNMLVIAMSTVPRGGTITVTVEGNEPDTVFKIVTTGPMVRVAAGVVELLAGTPADGRVDAHVIQPFYTGLVAREAGMSVSIDMEGETVVLHARTASV; from the coding sequence ATGTCAACGCCGATCGAACTCGCGAGCCTCGACCTCGCCGCCCTGATCGCGAGCCGCCTGTGCCATGACGTGATCAGCCCCGTCGGCGCCATCGTCAACGGGCTCGAAGTGCTTGAGGAAGAGAAAGACCCCGCGATGCGGGAGATCGCGCTCGACCTCGTGCGCAAAAGCGCCGAACAGGCTTCCGCCCGTCTGCAGTTTGCCCGCCTTGCCTTCGGCGCGGCCGGTTCCGCCGGCGCCCAGATCGATGTCGGCGATGCCGAACAGGTGGCGCAGGGCATCGTCCGGGACGCCAAGGCTGAGATGAGCTGGTCGGCCCCGCGCGTGCTGCTGCCCAAGAACAAGGTCAAGCTGCTGCTGAACATGCTTGTCATCGCCATGAGCACGGTGCCGCGCGGCGGCACGATCACGGTGACGGTCGAGGGTAATGAACCGGACACGGTGTTCAAGATCGTAACGACGGGGCCGATGGTGCGGGTCGCCGCGGGCGTCGTCGAACTCCTTGCCGGTACGCCGGCGGACGGGCGGGTCGATGCGCATGTCATCCAGCCCTTCTATACGGGGCTCGTCGCGCGCGAGGCCGGAATGTCCGTATCGATTGATATGGAAGGCGAAACTGTCGTGCTGCACGCACGTACAGCTTCGGTTTAA